Proteins from a single region of Pseudodesulfovibrio portus:
- a CDS encoding MlaA family lipoprotein, translated as MTRRILLLLLLALLTASCAPKVVDVAAPAAALEPTGFKAPLHRWPEADAPALRFLDVDDPWEPMNRELYEVNAILDKYVMYPAANIYRIFIPAPVRTGVSNVLGNIGEVPVFLNSLLQFKGKKAAISFCRFLINTTFGLAGVRDLASRNPKLARQHEDVGQTLGYWGLGTGPYFVMPVLGPSNLRDTAGFGGDTLIMYLEMEYLYETLGLQDNSPLDMTELIIRGLDMRANTAFSYHSTGSPFEYEMVRFIYTKKRELDIRR; from the coding sequence ATGACCCGCCGCATCCTGCTCCTGCTCCTGCTGGCCCTGCTCACCGCTTCATGCGCCCCCAAGGTGGTGGACGTTGCCGCCCCGGCAGCCGCGCTGGAGCCCACGGGGTTCAAGGCCCCCCTCCACCGCTGGCCCGAAGCGGACGCGCCCGCCCTGCGCTTCCTGGACGTGGACGACCCGTGGGAGCCGATGAACCGCGAACTGTACGAGGTCAATGCGATCCTGGACAAGTACGTCATGTACCCGGCGGCCAACATCTACCGGATCTTCATCCCGGCCCCGGTGCGCACCGGGGTGTCCAACGTGCTGGGCAACATCGGCGAGGTGCCGGTCTTCCTCAACTCCCTGCTGCAGTTCAAGGGGAAGAAGGCGGCCATCAGCTTCTGCCGTTTTCTCATCAACACCACCTTCGGCCTGGCGGGCGTCCGCGACCTGGCCTCGCGCAACCCGAAGCTGGCACGCCAGCACGAAGACGTGGGCCAGACCCTCGGCTACTGGGGACTCGGCACGGGCCCGTACTTCGTCATGCCGGTCCTCGGCCCGTCCAACCTGCGCGACACCGCAGGCTTCGGCGGCGACACCCTGATCATGTATCTGGAGATGGAATACCTGTACGAGACCCTCGGCCTGCAGGACAACAGCCCCCTGGACATGACCGAGTTGATCATCCGGGGCCTGGACATGCGCGCCAACACCGCGTTCAGCTACCACTCCACCGGCTCGCCCTTCGAGTACGAGATGGTCCGGTTCATCTACACCAAGAAACGGGAGCTGGACATCAGGCGCTAG